In Callithrix jacchus isolate 240 chromosome 18, calJac240_pri, whole genome shotgun sequence, one DNA window encodes the following:
- the SV2A gene encoding synaptic vesicle glycoprotein 2A has product MEEGFRDRAAFIRGAKDIAKEVKKHAAKKVVKGLDRVQDEYSRRSYSRFEEEEDDDDFPAPTDGYYRGEGTQDEEEGGASSDATEGHDEDDEIYEGEYQGIPRAESGGKGERMADGAPLAGVRGGLSDGEGPPGGRGEAQRRKEREELAQQYEAILRECGHGRFQWTLYFVLGLALMADGVEVFVVGFVLPSAEKDMCLSDSNKGMLGLIVYLGMMVGAFLWGGLADRLGRRQCLLISLSVNSVFAFFSSFVQGYGTFLFCRLLSGVGIGGSIPIVFSYFSEFLAQEKRGEHLSWLCMFWMIGGVYAAAMAWAIIPHYGWSFQMGSAYQFHSWRVFVLVCAFPSVFAIGALTTQPESPRFFLENGKHDEAWMVLKQVHDTNMRAKGHPERVFSVTHIKTIHQEDELIEIQSDTGTWYQRWGVRALSLGGQVWGNFLSCFGPEYRRITLMMMGVWFTMSFSYYGLTIWFPDMIRHLQAVDYASRTKVFPGERVEHVTFNFTLENQIHRGGQYFNDKFIGLRLKSVSFEDSLFEECYFEDVTSSNTFFRNCTFINTVFYNTDLFEYKFVNSRLVNSTFLHNKEGCPLDVTGTGEGAYMVYFVSFLGTLAVLPGNIVSALLMDKIGRLRMLAGSSVMSCVSCFFLSFGNSESAMIALLCLFGGVSIASWNALDVLTVELYPSDKRTTAFGFLNALCKLAAVLGISIFTSFVGITKAAPILFASAALALGSSLALKLPETRGQVLQ; this is encoded by the exons ATGGAAGAGGGCTTCCGAGACCGAGCAGCTTTCATCCGTGGGGCCAAAGACATTGCTAAGGAAGTAAAAAAGCACGCGGCCAAGAAGGTGGTGAAGGGCCTGGACAGAGTCCAGGACGAGTATTCCCGAAGATCCTACTCCCgctttgaggaggaggaggatgatgaTGACTTCCCTGCCCCCACTGATGGCTATTACCGGGGCGAAGGAACCCAGGATGAGGAGGAAGGTGGCGCGTCCAGTGATGCTACTGAGGGTCATGATGAGGATGACGAGATCTACGAAGGGGAATATCAGGGCATCCCCCGGGCAGAGTCTGGCGGCAAAGGCGAGCGGATGGCAGATGGGGCACCCCTGGCTGGAGTAAGGGGGGGCTTGAGCGATGGGGAGGGTCCCCCTGGGGGCCGGGGGGAGGCACAACGACGGAAAGAACGAGAAGAACTGGCCCAGCAATATGAAGCCATCCTACGGGAGTGTGGCCACGGCCGCTTCCAGTGGACGCTGTATTTTGTGCTTGGTCTGGCGCTGATGGCTGATGGTGTGGAGGTCTTCGTGGTGGGCTTTGTGCTGCCCAGCGCTGAGAAAGACATGTGCCTGTCTGACTCCAACAAAGGCATGCTAG gcCTCATCGTctacctgggcatgatggtgggagCCTTCCTCTGGGGAGGTCTGGCTGACCGGCTGGGTCGGAGGCAGTGTCTGCTCATCTCACTCTCCGTCAACAGTGTCTTCGCCTTCTTCTCATCTTTTGTTCAGGGTTATGGCACTTTCCTCTTCTGCCGCCTCCTTTCTGGGGTTGG GATTGGAGGGTCCATCCCCATCGTCTTCTCCTATTTCTCCGAGTTTCTGGCCCAGGAGAAACGAGGGGAGCATTTGAGCTGGCTCTGCATGTTTTGGATGATTGGTGGCGTGTACGCAGCTGCTATGGCCTGGGCCATCATCCCCCACTACG GGTGGAGTTTTCAGATGGGTTCTGCCTACCAGTTCCACAGCTGGAGGGTCTTCGTTCTCGTCTGTGCATTTCCTTCTGTGTTTGCCATTGGGGCTCTGACGACACAGCCTGAGAGCCCCCGTTTCTTCCTGGAG AACGGGAAGCATGATGAGGCCTGGATGGTGCTGAAGCAGGTCCATGATACCAACATGCGAGCCAAGGGGCATCCTGAGCGGGTGTTCTCA GTAACCCACATTAAGACAATTCATCAGGAGGATGAATTGATTGAGATCCAGTCGGACACAGGGACCTGGTACCAGCGCTGGGGGGTCCGAGCCTTGAGCCTAGGGGGGCAG GTTTGGGGGAACTTCCTCTCCTGTTTTGGTCCTGAATATCGGCGAATCACTCTGATGATGATGGGTGTGTGGTTCACCATGTCATTCAG CTACTATGGCCTCACCATCTGGTTTCCTGACATGATTCGCCATCTCCAGGCGGTGGACTATGCATCCCGCACCAAAGTGTTCCCCGGGGAGCGTGTAGAACATGTGACTTTTAACTTCACACTGGAGAATCAGATCCACCGAGGCGGGCAGTACTTCAATGACAA GTTCATTGGGCTGCGTCTGAAGTCAGTGTCCTTTGAGGATTCCCTGTTTGAGGAGTGTTATTTCGAGGATGTCACATCCAGCAACACGTTTTTCCGCAACTGCACATTCATCAACACTGTCTTCTATAACACTG ACCTGTTTGAGTATAAGTTCGTGAACAGCCGTCTGGTGAACAGCACATTCCTGCACAACAAGGAGGGCTGTCCGCTGGACGTGACAGGGACGGGCGAAGGTGCCTACATGGTGTACTTTGTGAGCTTCCTGGGGACACTGGCAGTGCTTCCCGGGAATATCGTGTCTGCCCTGCTCATGGACAAGATCGGCAGGCTCAGAATGCTTG CTGGCTCCAGCGTGATGTCCTGTGTCTCCTGCTTCTTCCTGTCTTTTGGGAACAGCGAGTCAGCCATGATCGCTCTGCTCTGCCTTTTTGGTGGGGTCAGCATTGCATCCTGGAATGCGCTGGACGTGTTGACTGTTGAACTCTACCCCTCAGACAAGAG GACCACAGCTTTCGGCTTCCTGAATGCCCTGTGTAAGCTGGCAGCTGTGCTGGGGATCAGCATCTTCACATCCTTCGTGGGAATCACCAAGGCTGCCCCCATCCTCTTTGCCTCAGCTGCCCTTGCCCTTGGCAGCTCTCTGGCCCTGAAGCTGCCTGAGACCCGGGGGCAGGTGCTGCAGTGA
- the SF3B4 gene encoding splicing factor 3B subunit 4, with product MAAGPISERNQDATVYVGGLDEKVSEPLLWELFLQAGPVVNTHMPKDRVTGQHQGYGFVEFLSEEDADYAIKIMNMIKLYGKPIRVNKASAHNKNLDVGANIFIGNLDPEIDEKLLYDTFSAFGVILQTPKIMRDPDTGNSKGYAFINFASFDASDAAIEAMNGQYLCNRPITVSYAFKKDSKGERHGSAAERLLAAQNPLSQADRPHQLFADAPPPPSAPNPVVSSLGSGLPPPGMPPPGSFPPPVPPPGALPPGIPPAMPPPPMPPGAAGHGPPSAGTPGAGHPGHGHSHPHPFPPGGMPHPGMTQMQLAHHGPHGLGHPHAGPPGSGGQPPPRPPPGMPHPGPPPMGMPPRGPPFGSPMGHPGPMPPHGMRGPPPLMPPHGYTGPPRPPPYGYQRGPLPPPRPTPRPPVPPRGPLRGPLPQ from the exons ATGGCTGCCGGGCCGATCTCCGAGCGGAACCAGG ATGCCACTGTGTACGTCGGGGGCCTGGATGAGAAGGTTAGTGAACCGCTGCTGTGGGAACTGTTTCTCCAGGCTGGACCGGTAGTCAACACCCACATGCCAAAGGATAGAGTCACTGGCCAGCACCAAG GCTATGGCTTTGTGGAATTCTTGAGTGAGGAAGATGCAGACTATGCCATTAAGATCATGAACATGATCAAACTCTATGGGAAGCCAATACGGGTGAACAAGGCATCAGCTCACAACAAAAACCTGGATGTAGGGGCCAACATTTTCATTGGCAACCTGGACCCTGAGATTGATGAGAAGTTGCTTTATGATACTTTCAGCGCCTTTGGGGTCATCTTACAAACCCCTAAGATTATGCGGGACCCTGACACAGGCAACTCCAAAGGTTATGCCTTTATTAATTTTGCTTCATTTGATGCTTCGGATGCAGCAATTGAAGCCATGAATGGGCAGTACCTCTGTAACCGCCCTATCACTGTATCTTACGCCTTCAAGAAGGACTCCAAGGGTGAGCGCCATGGCTCAGCAGCTGAACGACTTTTGGCAGCTCAGAACCCACTCTCCCAGGCTGACCGTCCTCATCAGCTGTTTGCAGATGCGCCTCCTCCACCCTCTGCCCCCAATCCTGTGGTATCATCACTGGGGTCTGGGCTTCCTCCACCAG GCATGCCTCCTCCTGGCTCCTTCCCACCCCCAGTGCCGCCTCCTGGAGCCCTCCCACCTGGGATACCTCCAGCCATGCCCCCACCACCTATGCCGCCTGGGGCTGCAGGACACGGCCCCCCGTCGGCAGGAACCCCAGGGGCAGGACATCCTGGTCATGGACACTCACATCCTCATCCATTCCCACCAGGTGGGATGCCCCATCCAG ggATGACTCAGATGCAGCTGGCACACCATGGCCCTCATGGCTTGGGACATCCCCATGCTGGACCCCCAGGCTCTGGGGGGCAGCCACCGCCCCGACCACCACCTGGAATGCCTCATCCTGGACCTCCTCCAATGGGCATGCCCCCCCGAGGGCCTCCATTCGGATCTCCCATGG GTCACCCAGGTCCTATGCCTCCACATGGTATGCGTGGACCTCCTCCACTGATGCCCCCCCATGGATACACTGGCCCTCCACGACCCCCACCCTATGGCTACCAGCGGGGGCCTCTCCCTCCACCCAGACCCACTCCCCGGCCACCAGTTCCCCCTCGAGGCCCGCTTCGGGGCCCTCTCCCTCAGTAA
- the MTMR11 gene encoding LOW QUALITY PROTEIN: myotubularin-related protein 11 (The sequence of the model RefSeq protein was modified relative to this genomic sequence to represent the inferred CDS: deleted 1 base in 1 codon) gives MWWGGRGQSFNIAPQKEEPEMGLSGPKSVQESRMLEPRSRQPSSCLASSCLPGEQILAWAPGVRKGLEPELSGTLICTNLRVTFQPCGWQRNQDTPLSSEYDFALVNIGRLEAVSGLSRVQLLRPGSLLKFIPEEILIHGRDFRLLRVAFEAGGLEPQAFQVTMAIVQARGRSSQAQQYVGITPSKAGQGSGSRKPPIPLMETAEDWETERKKQGARGWRVSTVNERFDVATSLPRYFWVPNRILDSEIRRAFGHFHQGRGPRLSWHQPGGSDLLRCGGFYTASDPNKEDIRAVESMLQAGHSDVVLVDSMDELPSLADVQLAHLRLRALCLPDSSVAEDKWLSALEGTRWLDYVRACLRKASDISVLVTSRVRSVILQERGDRDLNGLLSSLVQLLSAPEARTLFGFQSLVQREWVAAGHPFLTRLGGTGVSEESPVFLLFLDCVWQLLQQFPADFEFSEFFLLALHDSVRVPDTLTFLRNTPWERGKQSGQLNSYTQVCTPGYSQPPAGSSFHPQLSVWDWDLRYSSAQILQFQNPGYDLEHCPDSWLPRTQPSFLVPGPPSSVWLFSRGMLTPLNQLCPWRDSPSLLAVSSRWFPRPAISSESLADQEWGLPSHWGACPLPPGLLLPGYLGPQIRLWRRCYLRGRPEVQTGLSAPVISGLQDELAHLQELLRKWTPRISPEDHSEKRDTNTIPLNPMEIAGILKGRAGEHLG, from the exons ATGTGGTGGGGGGGCCGGGGCCAGAGTTTCAACATTGCCCCCCAGAAGGAGGAGCCAGAGATGGGG CTCTCTGGACCAAAATCCGTCCAGGAAAGCAGGATGCTGGAGCCCCGGAGTCGTCAGCCTAGCAGTTGCCTGGCCTCCAGCTGCCTCCCAG GGGAGCAGATCCTAGCATGGGCCCCGGGGGTGAGGAAGGGGCTGGAACCGGAATTGTCTGGAACCCTGATCTGTACCAACTTGAGGGTCACCTTCCAGCCCTGTGGATGGCAGCGGAATCAG GACACTCCCTTGAGCAGTGAATATGATTTTGCCCTGGTCAACATTGGGCGATTGGAGGCTG TGAGCGGCTTGTCCCGAGTCCAGCTCCTCCGTCCAGGGTCCCTGCTTAAATTTATCCCTGAGGAGATTCTGATTCATGGCCGAGACTTCCGGCTGCTCAGAGTTGCTTTTGAGGCTGGAGGCCTAGAGCCTCAGGCTTTTCAG GTGACCATGGCCATTGTCCAAGCCAGAGGTCGGAGCAGTCAAGCCCAGCAGTATGTGGGGATAACCCCGAGCAAGGCTG GCCAGGGTTCTGGCTCCAGAAAACCACCAATTCCTCTCATGGAGACAGCAGAAGACTGGGAGACTGAGCGGAAGAAGCAGGGAGCCAGAGGCTGGAGGGTGAGCACGGTCAACGAGAGGTTCGACGTAGCCACCAG CCTCCCCCGTTACTTCTGGGTCCCTAACCGGATTCTGGACAGTGAGATCAGGAGAGCATTTGGCCACTTTCATCAGGGCCGTGGACCG CGCTTGTCCTGGCATCAACCTGGGGGCAGTGATCTTCTCCGCTGCGGAGGCTTCTATACAGCCAGCGACCCTAACAAGGAGGATATCAG AGCAGTGGAGTCGATGCTCCAGGCTGGACATTCGGATGTTGTCCTGGTGGACAGTATGGATGAGCTGCCCAGCCTTGCAGATGTCCAGCTTGCCCACCTGAGGCTGAGGGCCCTCTGCCTGCCTG ATTCATCTGTAGCTGAGGATAAATGGCTTTCAGCCCTGGAAGGAACACGATGGCTGGACTATGTCAG GGCTTGCCTTCGAAAGGCCAGTGACATTTCAGTATTAGTGACATCCAGGGTTCGTTCTGTAATACTTCAAG AGCGCGGTGATCGTGATCTCAATGGCCTCCTCTCTTCACTCGTCCAGCTGCTTTCAGCTCCTGAAGCCCGAACGCTGTTTGGCTTCCAGTCACTAGTGCAGCGAGAGTGGGTGGCAGCTGGACACCCCTTCCTGACTCGGCTTGGGGGAACTGGGGTCAGTGAAGAG TCCCCAGTGTTTCTCCTCTTCCTTGATTGCGTCTGGCAGCTCCTCCAGCAGTTTCCAGCTGATTTCGAATTCTCTGAGTTTTTCCTTCTTGCTCTTCATGACAGTGTCAGGGTTCCTGACACCCTTACCTTTCTGAGAAATACCCCCTGGGAGCGCGGAAAGCAGAGCGGACAG TTAAACTCATATACACAAGTCTGCACTCCAGGATACTCCCAGCCCCCAGCTGGGAGCTCTTTTCATCCGCAGCTGTCTGTCTGGGACTGGGACTTACGCTACAGCAGTGCACAGATACTACAATTCCAGAATCCTGGCTATGATCTGGAACACTGCCCAGATTCCTGGCTCCCTAGAACGCAG CCGAGTTTCCTGGTTCCTGGACCCCCCAGTTCTGTGTGGCTCTTCTCTAGAGGGATGTTGACCCCCTTGAATCAGCTTTGTCCTTGGCGGGACAGTCCCTCCCTGCTGGCAGTCTCTTCTCGTTGGTTCCCTCGACCTGCTATCTCCTCTGAAAGCCTGGCTGACCAGGAATGGGGGCTCCCCTCACATTGGGGAGCCTGCCCTTTACCTCCAGGGCTGCTGCTGCCTGGATATCTGGGACCTCAGATCAGGCTCTGGAGACGTTGCTACCTGAGGGGAAGGCCTGAGGTCCAG ACTGGCCTCTCAGCTCCCGTAATCTCTGGCCTCCAGGATGAGCTAGCCCATCTTCAGGAGCTATTACGGAAATGGACACCAAGAATATCTCCCGAGGATCACTCCGAGAAAAGAGATACAAATACCATTCCC CTCAATCCCATGGAAATTGCTGGAATTCTCAAAGGCAGGGCAGGGGAGCATCTGGGGTAG